CTGCCATTTCAGATGCAGATAATGCCTGCTGCATTTTGGATTTTAGCAAAAGCTGATTATAGGAGGCGTTTTGTAAAAGATTTTGGATACTCTCATTGGTTTTGAGCAAATCATCAATTGTTGCTGCAGGCCCGGTGGCTCCCGGTAGTGTTCCTAAAACATATTGAAGCTTTTCCCCTTCAGCATTAATGATATGACTAAGGGACAACTCTTCAAGTGCTATGGATGATAAGATCATCGTCAAAGCCTGTTCCTGTGAAAAATCAGGATTCGGCTCCGGAAATTCAGGCATAGACACTAAATCACCTCCTTTTAATAAAATATATGACGAAAGTCTACAAAAAGTGACAAATTTACCCTTTTTTCATTTTGCAAAATTGATGGATGAGAAAAGCGTGAAGCGATTGACAGTTTAAAATATAAACTTTATACTTGAAATAGTTAAGTCTTATTTTGAAAGAGGTACCATTATAAATGCATACAGGAAAAAACAATGAACGAGAATAAACAAAGCCACAAGCGGAGGGTTCGCTACAAAGGAACCCATCCGAAGAGCTATCAGGAAAAGTACAAAGAGCTGAACCCGGAAAAGTACCCGGAAACAATTGAGCGGGTAATTCAAAAGGGCGGTACACCGGTTGGGACGCATATTCCAATCTGTGTAAAAGAGATTCTGGAATTTCTACAGATTAAACCGGGACAGAAAGGTCTTGATGCGACACTTGGCTATGGTGGGCACAGCAGGGAAATGATGAAGTGCCTTCAGTTTCAGGGACATCTCTACGCGCTGGATGTTGATGCGGCTGAGATGGAGAAGACCAGAAAACGTTTAGAACAAGCCGGTTTTGGAGCAGAGATATTTACCGCTCTTAACGTAAATTTCGCTGATATTGATCAAGTGACGGAAACCACAGGTAAGTTTGATTTTGTATTAGCTGATCTTGGCGTATCATCGATGCAGATTGACAATCCCGAAAGGGGATTTACCTATAAAAGAGAGGGCCCCCTGGATTTGCGCCTTAATCAGGCAAAAGGAATTTCCGCGGCCGAACGTCTTAAGCATATTACGAAAGCAGAGCTTGTGGGGATGCTGACAGAGAATGCGGATGAACCATATGCAGAAGAGATTGCAGCAGCGGTGGCAGCAAGAAACAGAAAAGAGCAGTCCATTCTGACGACTTATGATCTGCGGAATCTTATCGATCAAACACTGAGATTCGTCCCGGCGGATAAGCGCAAAGATGCTGTCAACAAATCCTGCCAGCGGACCTTCCAGGCACTTCGGATTGATGTCAACCAGGAGTTTGAAGTGTTGTATGAATTTCTGCAGAAACTTCCGGGTATACTTAATCCCGGCGGACGGGCAGCAATCCTTACCTTTCATTCGGGGGAAGACCGGATTGTTAAGAAATTATTCAAAGAGGGCCAAAAAGTGGGTGACTATTCAGCGGTTGCTGCTGATGTGATTCGTCCGTCTGCGGAGGAATGCCATAGAAATAGCCGGGCTCGTTCCACGAAGATGCGCTGGGCAATAAAAGCATAAAAGATAGGAGAACATTATGAATCAGGTATATGAAAAATTAATGAAATGCCATGAGAGCCTAAGGGGGCATACGCAATTTGAGCCGGAAATTGCAATGGTACTGGGATCGGGCTTAGGGAGCTTTGCCGATAAGATAAAGGTTGAGGATGTATTGGATTACAAGGACATCGAAGGCTTTCCTGTTTCTACCGTGGCGGGGCATAAGGGCCGGTTTGTATTCGGATATATAGGGGATATCAAGGTAGTTATTATGCAGGGAAGGGTTCATTATTATGAAGGATATGAGATGTCTGACGTCGTTCTTCCAACCAGACTGATGAAGCTGATGGGGGCCGGAACCCTTTTTCTGACAAATGCCGCAGGAAGCATTAACTATGGATTTAAAGCGGGGGATTTTATGCTGATCCGGGATCATATTATGAATTTTGTACCGTCACCGCTGATCGGTCCGAATATTGATGAGCTGGGATGCAGATTCCCGGATATGGCACACATCTATGATGAGTCCTGCCGGCAGGTGATTAAAGACACCGCTCTTGCGGAAGGAATTCCACTGAAGGAGGGGATCTATATCCAGCTTTCAGGGCCTAATTTTGAAACTCCCTCAGAAGTAAGAATGTGCCGCATGCTGGGAGCAGATGCCGCCGGTATGAGTACCGCCTGTGAGGCAGTAGCCGCTCACCATATGGGCATGAAAGTATGTGGAATATCCTGTATGTCCAATGTGGCGGCAGATGCGGCGTTACAGCCCCTTACCCATGAAGAGGTACAGGAAACCATGGACAAAAAAGAGAAGCAGTTCACCCGGTTAATCACCGCCTGTGTGAGGAACCTTGCGAAAGAGAGGTGACCATCGATGAAAGCATTAGTTTTTAATGGAAAAGATATAAGCTATACGGAAGACTGCCCGAGGCCGGTGCCCCAGAAAACAGAAAGTCTGGTTAAAATCCATTTAGCTGCCATATGCAATACAGATAAAGAAATTCTAAAGGGATACCGCCCTGATTTTAAAGGGGTTATGGGACACGAATTTGTGGGAGAAGTAGTGGAATCACCGGACAGGAGTCTGATTGGAAAAAGAGTGGTCGGAGAGTTAAACGCCGGGTGCGGACATTGCATTTATTGCACAACAGGAAGAGAAAAACACTGTAACGACCGCAGAGTCATTGGCATGGAGAAAAAAGACGGATGCTTTGGCGAATATATGTCAATTGAAACGCATCTTCTTCATGAAGTACCGGATACACTAAAAGACGAAGAGGCGATTTTTACGGAGCCATTGGCGGCAGCTGTGGAAATCTTAAGCCAGATTCATATAAAGCCGGAGCAAAATGTAGCGGTTTTAGGTGACGGACGATTGGCCTATATGATTGCTCAGGTTATCTCTTTGACAGGTGTTGATCTGATAATTGTGGGTAAACACAGCGAAAAGCTGAAGAAGTTTGAAAAACTGGGAACAACATGCAAGGATACCGGGGAGACTTTTGAAGTTGTAATTGATGCAACCGGTTCACCTACAGGAATCACAAGTGCGCAAAAGCTGGTCCGGAACCAGGGAACGATTATACAAAAGAGCACATATGCGGGAAAAACGGAAGTTGATCTGAGTTTGTTTGCGGTACATGAGGTGACGCTTAAGGGAAGCCGCTGCGGTCCGTTTAGACCAGCACTGAATCTGCTGACCAGAGGCTATGTCAGTTTTCCGGAAATTGAATTACATTCTCTGGAGGATTATAAAGCAGCATTTGAATCCAAGGCTTTTAAAGTTGGATTTGCTGTCAACAGATGAAAAGGTCTTTCATAACAGACAAGGAGAAGAAGAGTGGAAACTGTAGGAATTAATGGAGCTGATAACGTAAGCTTGTCAAAAGACGGAAAAAAAGTACGGATTATTGACCAGACGTTACTTCCCGGTAAGGAAGAATATCTGGAGCTGGAAACGCTGGAAGAGCTGTACGATGCGATCTTTGAATTAAAGGTAAGAGGAGCACCTGCCATTGGAATCTGCGCCGGTTTTGGCATCTATATCCTGGCAAATAAAAGCGAGGCAAAAGATTTTGAACCCTTTTATGCTGAATTTGTAAAAAATAAAGAACATCTGAATTCCTCCAGGCCTACTGCCGTTAATCTGAGCTGGGCCTTAAACCGGATGGAGCGTGTAGTGACAGAAAACAAAGATCTTCCAGTGGATACAATCAAGGCCTTGCTTCGTCAGGAATGCATCAGAATTCAGGAAGAAGATATTGAGATGTGCAAAAGAATTTCAGAATATGGCCTTTCCGTATTAAAAGACGGATGGGGAATCCTGACACACTGTAATGCAGGTCCGCTTGCCACATCAAAATATGGTACGGCCTTAGGTCCTCTTTTTCTGGGGAAAGAACGGGGAATGAATTTTAAAGTATTTGCAGATGAAACCAGACCACTTCTGCAGGGGGCAAGACTAACGGCGTACGAACTGGATAAAGCAGGAATAGATGTATCACTTATCTGTGACAATATGGCAAGCCTTGTTATGAAAAATGGATGGATTAATGCCTGCTTTGTAGGCTGCGACCGTATTGCGGCAAATGGAGATACGGCGAATAAAATCGGAACAAGCGGGGTTGCTGTTCTGGCAAAGTACTATGGAATTCCTTTCTATGTACTGGGACCAAGCTCCACGATTGACCTGGAATGCAAAACAGGGGAGGATATAGAGATTGAGCTGCGGGATGCTGAGGAGATCAGGAGTAAATTCTATAAAGAACCGATGACCCCCGATGGAGTAAGATGCTATAACCCGGCGTTCGATGTGACAGACCATACGCTGATTACCGGAATTGTTACAGAGGGAGGGATTTGCTATCCTCCATTTACAGAGAGCCTGGAAAAGGTTGGCGGGGAAGCCGGAAGAAAAAAATAATGCAAATATTTACCTAATCGGTTATAATAAGCGAAAAGCGAACGAACAAGGAGGTTCAGAAATGAAGAAGAAAAGAATATCGGTCTTAGTTGTTGCAGTATTGGTATTGTCCATGGCTTTAGGTGCCTGCGGGAAGAAGCAGGAGAACAGTAATGATGCCGGCGGAGGAGACAGCGGAAAAGCCGGATTGAAAATCGCTATTGTATCCAGCCCCTCCGGTGTGGATGATGGTTCTTTCAACCAGAACAATTACGAAGGAATCCAGGATTTTATAGCTGAACACACAGACGAGAACAATACCGTAACTCCGGTAAAAGAAGAGACAGGTGACACGGCGGCAGCAATCCAGGCAGTTTCCGATATCGTAGCGGATTATGATGTGATTGCCTGCTGTGGTTTCCAGTTTGCCGGAATAGGAACCCTGGCGCAGGATAATCCGGATACGAAATTCCTGTTAATTGATGCCTATCCGACAGATGCGGATGGAAATGAGATAGAGCTTGACAATGTTTATGCCATGCAGTTTAAAGAACAGGAAAGCGGATTCTTCGCAGGTATTGCGGCAGCGCTCGAGACAAAGACGGGAAAAGTAGCGGTTGTCAACGGTATTGCCTATCCCTCCAATGTAAATTATCAGTATGGATTCGAGGCAGGAGTTGCTTATGCTGTAAAAAACCTTGGTGCAGCAGCAGAATGTGTTGAAATCCCTGCATATGCAGGAACGGATGTGACAGGCCAGAATGTCGGAGGCAATTATATCGGAGACTTTGCCGATCAGGCAGCCGGAAAGAATGTTGGGCAGGCTCTTCTGACGGAAGGTGTGGATATCATGCTGGTTGCTGCCGGTGGTGCAGGTAATGGTGTATTTACAGCGGTGAAAGAAGCCGGTGGGGATGCGAAAGTAATCGGATGTGATGTGGATCAGTATGATGATGGGGTTAATGGAAATGAGAACATCATTCTGACTTCCGTGTTAAAAGTGATGGGAATGAATGATCAGAAACAGCTGAATGCAATCAGAGAGGATAGCTTTAAAGGAGAAAATGCTCTTTTAGGTGCAGACTCTGATTCGACCGGCTATGTAAAAGAAGAAGGCAGGCAGCAGCTTTCAAAGGAAACAATCACAAAATTAGACGAGGCATATAAACTTGTTAAAGACGGAACAATTGTTCCACCTGCGAACTTCAGTGAAGGTATTACAGTGGAGGACTTTCCCGGCCTTTAATTAATGGAGAGAAACTGCCACCGGCAGTTTCTCTCTATTTAAAGTAATAAGAGGAGAAAATATGGCGGAATATATTGTAGAAATGAAGCATATTACAAAGCGCTTTCCGGGAGTTGTTGCCAACGATGATGTAACGATTCAGGTGAAAGAGGGAGAGATTTATGCCCTTTTGGGGGAAAATGGGGCAGGCAAATCCACGTTGATGAGCATGCTTTTTGGAATGTATGAGCCGGATGAAGGGGAGATTTTCATACGGGGCGAAAAGGTGAAAATCTCCTCCCCCAATCATGCGGCTAAATTAAATATAGGGATGGTACATCAGCATTTTAAACTGGTACAGAATTATACGATAGCGGAGAATATCGTTATGGGGATGGAACCGGTAAAAAAACTGTTTGGAGTGATTCCGTATGTGGATAATAAAACTGCAGAAAGTCAGATTGCCGAACTCTCCAGGCGGTATAAGCTGGATGTGAATCCGGGAAATATGGTAGAAGATGTAGGTGTTTCCGTACAGCAAAGGGCGGAAATCTTGAAGATGCTTTACCGGGAATCTGAGATTTTGATTTTCGACGAGCCAACCGCTGTTCTGACGCCACAGGAAATAGAATCGCTGCTGGAAATCATTCGCTCTTTGAGAGAGGATGGAAAAACGATTCTTCTCATTTCACATAAGCTGGAGGAAATAAAACAAGTGGCAGACCGCTGTGCGATTCTAAACCAGGGAAAGCTGATTGCGGTCAGAGATGTTGCCGATACATCTACAAAAGAGATGGCCAATCTTATGGTGGGAAGAGAGGTTATCTTAAACCTGGAAAAGAAAGCACCGGATTATAAAGATGTGGTGCTGGAAGTAAAAAATCTGACTGTTCATAATGCGGATAAATTCCCGCTTGTCAAAAACGTCAGCTTTTCCATAAGAGGAGGAGAGATCTTTGCAATTGCGGGAGTGTCCGGAAACGGACAGACAGAAATTGCAGATGCCATAGCCGGCATGCTGCCGGTAAAGAAGGGGACAATCACCTTAAACGGAAAAGATATTACGGAATACAACATTCGAAGAAGAATGATAGATGGTATTTCCTATATACCGGAAGACCGGCATAACTGCGGACTGGTATTGGATTTTACACTTGCAGAGAATATTGCCCTGCGCAGTTATTTTAAAGAGCCATTGTCAAAACAGGGAATTCTGCAGAATAAAAAGATAGATGAATATGGGAAAGAGATCATTGAATCCTACGATATCAGAAGCGGAAGGGGAACGAAAACGAAAGTTCGATCCATGAGCGGAGGAAACCAGCAGAAAGCAATTATCGGAAGAGAAATAGAACTGCAAAATCCATTGATGATTTTTGTCCAGCCAACCAGAGGTTTGGATATTGGTGCGATCGAAAATATCCAGAAACAGATTTTACAGGAACGTGATCTGGGGAAAGCGGTATTACTGGTGTCTTTGGAGCTTGATGAGATTATGGAGCTTGCCGATACCATTGGAGTTGTCTATGGTGGAGAAATGCTGAAAATAGCAGATGCCAGAGCTTTAAGCGCCAACGAAGTCGGAGAATTTATGATGGGGGTAAAAACTCATGAAAAAAGTGAAATATGAAATAAAAAAGGGACTTGTTAAGCTGTTGGGCAATGAAAAGACCCAATTTATTGCAATCCCTGTTTTTTCCATCATAATCAGCCTGATTGCGGGCTCTGTTGTCATCGCCTTAACTGGAGGATCCCCGTTTCATGCTTTTAAAAATCTGCTGCAGGGCTGCGGAATTCTGTCAAAACCTTCTTATGCAGGGTTTAAAAGTCCGCTTACAGACTTTACCAGTTTTTTAAATGCCATGACTCCAATGCTCTTTGCAGCTCTGGCAGTCTCTCTTGCATTGAAGGCCGGATTATTTAATATCGGGGTTTCGGGGCAAATGCTGACTGCCGGATTTATAGCCTCAATTACTGTAGGGTACGCAGCCTCTCTGCCTGCACCGCTTGCGAAACTGCTGGTTCTTCTCATCGGCCTTGCAGTCGGTATGCTGGTGGGCGGATTGATTGGATTTTTAAAGCATAAATTTAATATAAATGAAGTGGTATCCTCCATCATGCTC
The window above is part of the Novisyntrophococcus fermenticellae genome. Proteins encoded here:
- the rsmH gene encoding 16S rRNA (cytosine(1402)-N(4))-methyltransferase RsmH, whose product is MNENKQSHKRRVRYKGTHPKSYQEKYKELNPEKYPETIERVIQKGGTPVGTHIPICVKEILEFLQIKPGQKGLDATLGYGGHSREMMKCLQFQGHLYALDVDAAEMEKTRKRLEQAGFGAEIFTALNVNFADIDQVTETTGKFDFVLADLGVSSMQIDNPERGFTYKREGPLDLRLNQAKGISAAERLKHITKAELVGMLTENADEPYAEEIAAAVAARNRKEQSILTTYDLRNLIDQTLRFVPADKRKDAVNKSCQRTFQALRIDVNQEFEVLYEFLQKLPGILNPGGRAAILTFHSGEDRIVKKLFKEGQKVGDYSAVAADVIRPSAEECHRNSRARSTKMRWAIKA
- a CDS encoding purine-nucleoside phosphorylase → MNQVYEKLMKCHESLRGHTQFEPEIAMVLGSGLGSFADKIKVEDVLDYKDIEGFPVSTVAGHKGRFVFGYIGDIKVVIMQGRVHYYEGYEMSDVVLPTRLMKLMGAGTLFLTNAAGSINYGFKAGDFMLIRDHIMNFVPSPLIGPNIDELGCRFPDMAHIYDESCRQVIKDTALAEGIPLKEGIYIQLSGPNFETPSEVRMCRMLGADAAGMSTACEAVAAHHMGMKVCGISCMSNVAADAALQPLTHEEVQETMDKKEKQFTRLITACVRNLAKER
- a CDS encoding MDR/zinc-dependent alcohol dehydrogenase-like family protein, with product MKALVFNGKDISYTEDCPRPVPQKTESLVKIHLAAICNTDKEILKGYRPDFKGVMGHEFVGEVVESPDRSLIGKRVVGELNAGCGHCIYCTTGREKHCNDRRVIGMEKKDGCFGEYMSIETHLLHEVPDTLKDEEAIFTEPLAAAVEILSQIHIKPEQNVAVLGDGRLAYMIAQVISLTGVDLIIVGKHSEKLKKFEKLGTTCKDTGETFEVVIDATGSPTGITSAQKLVRNQGTIIQKSTYAGKTEVDLSLFAVHEVTLKGSRCGPFRPALNLLTRGYVSFPEIELHSLEDYKAAFESKAFKVGFAVNR
- the mtnA gene encoding S-methyl-5-thioribose-1-phosphate isomerase — protein: METVGINGADNVSLSKDGKKVRIIDQTLLPGKEEYLELETLEELYDAIFELKVRGAPAIGICAGFGIYILANKSEAKDFEPFYAEFVKNKEHLNSSRPTAVNLSWALNRMERVVTENKDLPVDTIKALLRQECIRIQEEDIEMCKRISEYGLSVLKDGWGILTHCNAGPLATSKYGTALGPLFLGKERGMNFKVFADETRPLLQGARLTAYELDKAGIDVSLICDNMASLVMKNGWINACFVGCDRIAANGDTANKIGTSGVAVLAKYYGIPFYVLGPSSTIDLECKTGEDIEIELRDAEEIRSKFYKEPMTPDGVRCYNPAFDVTDHTLITGIVTEGGICYPPFTESLEKVGGEAGRKK
- a CDS encoding BMP family lipoprotein, coding for MKKKRISVLVVAVLVLSMALGACGKKQENSNDAGGGDSGKAGLKIAIVSSPSGVDDGSFNQNNYEGIQDFIAEHTDENNTVTPVKEETGDTAAAIQAVSDIVADYDVIACCGFQFAGIGTLAQDNPDTKFLLIDAYPTDADGNEIELDNVYAMQFKEQESGFFAGIAAALETKTGKVAVVNGIAYPSNVNYQYGFEAGVAYAVKNLGAAAECVEIPAYAGTDVTGQNVGGNYIGDFADQAAGKNVGQALLTEGVDIMLVAAGGAGNGVFTAVKEAGGDAKVIGCDVDQYDDGVNGNENIILTSVLKVMGMNDQKQLNAIREDSFKGENALLGADSDSTGYVKEEGRQQLSKETITKLDEAYKLVKDGTIVPPANFSEGITVEDFPGL
- a CDS encoding ABC transporter ATP-binding protein — translated: MAEYIVEMKHITKRFPGVVANDDVTIQVKEGEIYALLGENGAGKSTLMSMLFGMYEPDEGEIFIRGEKVKISSPNHAAKLNIGMVHQHFKLVQNYTIAENIVMGMEPVKKLFGVIPYVDNKTAESQIAELSRRYKLDVNPGNMVEDVGVSVQQRAEILKMLYRESEILIFDEPTAVLTPQEIESLLEIIRSLREDGKTILLISHKLEEIKQVADRCAILNQGKLIAVRDVADTSTKEMANLMVGREVILNLEKKAPDYKDVVLEVKNLTVHNADKFPLVKNVSFSIRGGEIFAIAGVSGNGQTEIADAIAGMLPVKKGTITLNGKDITEYNIRRRMIDGISYIPEDRHNCGLVLDFTLAENIALRSYFKEPLSKQGILQNKKIDEYGKEIIESYDIRSGRGTKTKVRSMSGGNQQKAIIGREIELQNPLMIFVQPTRGLDIGAIENIQKQILQERDLGKAVLLVSLELDEIMELADTIGVVYGGEMLKIADARALSANEVGEFMMGVKTHEKSEI